One part of the Streptomyces lienomycini genome encodes these proteins:
- a CDS encoding helix-turn-helix transcriptional regulator — MYAERASRLTGAVVWTNTPTRPGPGRVLPDGCMDLLWYDGRLLVAGPDTRAHLTDGTPGGWAGVRFHPGTAPALLGVPAAELRDRRVDLTDLWPAARARNLTARVNAAPDPATGLERAALSRAADTGPPDPLLARIVTALDAGRPVAATADALGIGARQLHRRSLAAFGYGPKTLARVLRLQRALALARNGTPLAETAARTGFADQAHLTRDIRELTGATPLQLLRG, encoded by the coding sequence GCGGAACGGGCGTCCCGGCTGACCGGCGCGGTGGTGTGGACCAACACCCCGACGCGGCCCGGCCCGGGACGGGTGCTGCCCGACGGCTGCATGGACCTGCTCTGGTACGACGGCCGGCTCCTGGTCGCGGGCCCCGACACCCGCGCCCACCTCACCGACGGCACCCCCGGCGGCTGGGCGGGCGTCCGCTTCCACCCCGGCACCGCGCCCGCGCTCCTCGGCGTGCCCGCCGCCGAATTGCGCGACCGCCGCGTCGACCTCACCGACCTCTGGCCTGCCGCCCGCGCACGAAACCTGACCGCCCGGGTCAACGCCGCCCCCGACCCGGCCACCGGCCTGGAGCGGGCCGCGCTGTCCCGGGCCGCCGACACCGGGCCCCCCGACCCGCTGCTCGCCCGGATCGTCACCGCCCTCGACGCCGGCCGCCCGGTCGCCGCCACCGCCGACGCACTCGGCATCGGAGCCCGCCAGCTGCACCGCCGCTCACTGGCCGCCTTCGGCTACGGCCCCAAGACGCTGGCCCGCGTCCTGCGGCTGCAACGCGCCCTCGCCCTGGCCCGGAACGGCACCCCCCTCGCCGAGACGGCGGCCCGGACCGGCTTCGCGGACCAGGCCCACCTGACGCGGGACATACGGGAACTGACGGGCGCGACACCTCTCCAACTACTGCGCGGCTAG
- a CDS encoding VOC family protein, with protein MTARFDAISLIVSDMAASVAFYRRLGFAFPEGSGELPHAEAGLPGGIRLLLDTEESVRSFTPGWEPPTGGGRHSLALLCDTPAEVDSLYAELTGAGCKGEREPWDAPWGQRYAVLGDPDGHGVDLFAPLAAQ; from the coding sequence ATGACCGCACGATTCGACGCCATCAGCCTCATCGTCTCCGACATGGCCGCGTCCGTGGCCTTCTACCGTCGGCTCGGTTTCGCGTTCCCGGAGGGGTCCGGGGAGCTGCCGCACGCCGAGGCCGGGTTGCCGGGCGGGATCCGGCTGCTGCTGGACACCGAGGAGTCCGTCCGTTCGTTCACGCCCGGATGGGAGCCGCCCACCGGTGGCGGGCGGCACTCACTCGCCCTGCTGTGCGACACGCCCGCCGAAGTGGACTCCCTCTACGCGGAGTTGACGGGCGCGGGCTGCAAGGGCGAGCGGGAGCCCTGGGACGCCCCCTGGGGGCAGCGGTACGCCGTCCTCGGCGACCCCGACGGTCACGGCGTCGACCTGTTCGCGCCGCTAGCCGCGCAGTAG
- a CDS encoding STAS domain-containing protein has product MTDAPVRIAEADEDRAVLAFSGDLDAPALRVLEESLLDPRLRRPKAWILDMSGLDHIDLACAYALLRTVTGTPEPVALTVRGARPAVHRTLRQAGLDTVAAFTA; this is encoded by the coding sequence GTGACGGACGCACCGGTAAGGATCGCCGAGGCCGACGAGGACCGCGCCGTGCTGGCCTTCTCGGGGGACCTGGACGCCCCCGCGCTGCGTGTGCTGGAGGAGTCGCTTCTCGACCCGCGGCTGCGGAGGCCGAAGGCGTGGATCCTGGACATGAGCGGCCTGGACCACATCGATCTGGCGTGCGCGTACGCGCTGCTGCGGACGGTGACCGGTACGCCGGAGCCGGTCGCTCTCACCGTGCGGGGTGCCCGCCCGGCTGTTCACCGGACCCTGCGGCAGGCGGGGCTGGACACGGTGGCGGCCTTCACGGCGTAG
- a CDS encoding carboxylesterase/lipase family protein → MRSGQTNPVVSTVHGAVRGRYEHGVAVFRGIPYAAPPFGPRRFCPPVPPEPWDGVRDAGSFGPTAPKPPYSEAFARYLSDPTIPGDDCLNLNVWTPQPSPRAHLPVLVWLHGGALTRGSSAVPVYDGHTFARDGVVCVSINYRLGVEGYGLFPDAPANAGLRDQIAALQWVRDSIETFGGDPDRVTVAGQSAGAISTGALLAAPQAQGLFRRAVLQSGAPEATDRDKVRRMVRRIATRLKIPATAEAFAAADRAQLLRAQAEVGRFSSPVLGGPGFGIVVDGDVLPRDPLQALVDGDAAPGVDLMMGWTRDEYRLWLVPGGLLERVDRLGTVALSGARARCHCGNEVIRGYRALRPDAGAAETVGQLVTDHLLRVPMHRVADARPAPTYVYDFAWPSNLPGLGACHALELGFVFDSGDGPDARRLAGEGAPQALADAMHGAWVRFAESGDPGWESWDATHPVRVFGDGDPRTAYGPLDAEYDLWKADVTGPRGTRPRRLVRR, encoded by the coding sequence ATGCGGTCAGGCCAGACGAACCCCGTGGTCAGTACGGTGCACGGCGCCGTACGCGGCAGGTACGAGCACGGAGTCGCCGTGTTCCGGGGCATCCCGTACGCGGCACCCCCCTTCGGACCCCGCCGCTTTTGCCCACCCGTACCCCCCGAGCCCTGGGACGGCGTCCGAGACGCGGGCTCCTTCGGCCCCACCGCGCCGAAACCCCCGTACTCCGAGGCCTTCGCCCGATACCTCTCCGACCCGACGATCCCCGGCGACGACTGCCTCAACCTCAACGTCTGGACCCCGCAACCGAGCCCCCGCGCCCACCTGCCCGTCCTCGTCTGGCTGCACGGCGGCGCCCTGACCAGGGGATCCTCCGCCGTGCCGGTCTACGACGGCCACACCTTCGCCCGCGACGGCGTCGTATGCGTGTCGATCAACTACCGTCTGGGTGTCGAAGGCTACGGCCTGTTCCCGGACGCCCCCGCGAACGCCGGCCTGCGCGACCAGATCGCCGCCCTCCAGTGGGTGCGGGACTCCATCGAAACCTTCGGCGGCGACCCCGACCGGGTCACCGTCGCAGGCCAGTCCGCGGGCGCCATCAGCACCGGCGCGCTCCTCGCCGCACCTCAGGCCCAGGGCCTGTTCCGGCGGGCCGTCCTCCAGAGCGGCGCACCCGAAGCCACCGACCGCGACAAGGTACGGCGCATGGTCCGCCGCATCGCCACCCGCCTGAAGATCCCCGCCACCGCCGAGGCATTCGCCGCCGCCGACCGCGCCCAGCTGCTACGGGCCCAGGCCGAGGTGGGGCGATTCAGCAGCCCCGTACTCGGCGGACCCGGATTCGGCATCGTCGTCGACGGCGACGTGCTGCCCCGCGACCCGCTGCAAGCACTCGTCGACGGCGACGCGGCACCGGGCGTCGACCTCATGATGGGCTGGACCCGCGACGAGTACCGGCTCTGGCTCGTCCCCGGCGGCCTCCTCGAACGCGTCGACCGACTCGGCACGGTGGCCCTCTCGGGCGCCCGCGCCCGCTGCCACTGCGGCAACGAGGTGATCCGCGGCTACCGCGCGCTGCGCCCCGACGCGGGGGCCGCCGAGACCGTGGGCCAGCTGGTCACCGACCACCTGCTCCGCGTCCCGATGCACCGCGTGGCCGACGCACGGCCCGCGCCCACGTACGTCTACGACTTCGCCTGGCCGTCCAACCTCCCCGGCCTTGGCGCCTGCCACGCCCTGGAGCTGGGCTTCGTCTTCGACTCCGGCGACGGCCCCGACGCGCGCAGGCTCGCGGGAGAGGGCGCGCCGCAGGCCCTGGCCGACGCGATGCACGGGGCGTGGGTGCGTTTCGCCGAGTCCGGAGACCCCGGCTGGGAGTCCTGGGACGCCACCCACCCCGTGCGAGTCTTCGGCGACGGCGACCCGCGTACGGCCTACGGTCCGCTCGACGCCGAGTACGACCTGTGGAAGGCCGACGTCACCGGTCCCCGAGGAACGCGGCCCAGGCGTCTGGTCCGACGGTGA
- a CDS encoding DUF397 domain-containing protein has product MSDTALEWFKSTYSGSEGGQCVEVAHEPTAIHIRDSKAPQGHVTVGPDAWAAFLGDR; this is encoded by the coding sequence ATGAGCGACACGGCACTCGAGTGGTTCAAGTCGACCTACAGCGGCAGCGAAGGCGGCCAGTGCGTCGAGGTCGCCCACGAACCCACCGCCATCCACATCCGGGACTCCAAAGCCCCGCAGGGACACGTCACCGTCGGACCAGACGCCTGGGCCGCGTTCCTCGGGGACCGGTGA
- a CDS encoding helix-turn-helix domain-containing protein has product MGTTARRNASAMKMVGALLALYRQAAGHTQRSLGERFVIGEQQIASIEQGRRPLKPDLAEQLDELLETKGALSTALSRMPEVDLVPLWAEEFLDREREAIAISVYDNLAVPGQLQTEGYARAVFRSRVPVYEEDEIALRVAARMGRQEILHRKVPPTTSFVIWEAALRDRLGGREVYAEQIQKLREHAEMPGITLQVLPLGRTSHAGLDGAFVLMETPEYQRLAYMETQRGSHLIADPEGVGILTQKYAMLRTQALNTEETRSLLDRLLGEA; this is encoded by the coding sequence ATGGGTACGACGGCACGGAGAAACGCCTCCGCGATGAAGATGGTGGGCGCGCTACTCGCCCTCTACCGACAGGCGGCGGGGCACACCCAGCGGTCCCTGGGCGAGCGTTTCGTCATCGGCGAGCAGCAGATCGCCTCGATCGAACAGGGCCGACGCCCGCTGAAGCCGGATCTCGCCGAGCAGCTCGACGAACTCCTGGAGACCAAGGGTGCGTTGTCGACCGCGTTGAGCAGGATGCCGGAGGTGGACCTGGTTCCGTTGTGGGCGGAGGAGTTCCTGGACAGGGAGCGGGAGGCCATCGCCATCTCTGTCTACGACAACCTGGCCGTGCCCGGCCAGCTCCAGACAGAGGGGTACGCGCGAGCGGTCTTCCGCAGCCGCGTTCCCGTCTACGAGGAGGACGAGATTGCACTGCGGGTGGCGGCCCGCATGGGCCGCCAGGAGATTCTGCATCGCAAGGTGCCGCCCACCACGAGCTTCGTGATCTGGGAGGCTGCCCTGCGCGATCGACTGGGCGGAAGGGAGGTCTACGCAGAACAGATCCAGAAGCTGCGCGAGCACGCGGAAATGCCGGGGATCACGCTCCAAGTACTGCCGCTCGGACGCACCTCGCATGCCGGACTCGACGGGGCGTTCGTCCTGATGGAAACGCCCGAGTACCAGCGGCTCGCCTACATGGAGACACAGCGTGGCAGCCACCTGATCGCCGACCCCGAAGGGGTGGGGATCCTGACCCAGAAGTATGCGATGCTGCGGACGCAGGCCCTCAACACCGAGGAAACCAGGTCCCTGTTGGACCGTCTTCTGGGAGAAGCATGA
- a CDS encoding ATP-binding protein: MNNETPPSSARERFYRRERRSVPAARAFAREVLADWGVRGRADDVVLCVSELATNALVHGVPPGRGFRLRLLPCGDGVRVEVHDSGGGVPAVPLDDPGGSAEGGRGLLLVSELANKWGVGERGPGKVVWCEVGDA; this comes from the coding sequence GTGAACAACGAAACTCCACCCTCGTCCGCACGTGAGCGCTTCTACCGCCGTGAACGCCGGTCCGTCCCCGCCGCGCGGGCCTTCGCACGGGAGGTGCTCGCCGACTGGGGTGTGCGCGGGCGCGCCGACGACGTGGTGCTGTGCGTGAGCGAACTGGCCACCAACGCGTTGGTGCACGGCGTGCCGCCCGGCCGGGGATTTCGGCTGCGGCTGCTGCCGTGCGGGGACGGCGTACGTGTCGAGGTCCACGACAGTGGGGGCGGGGTGCCGGCCGTGCCCCTGGACGACCCCGGCGGGTCGGCCGAGGGCGGGCGCGGGCTGTTGCTGGTGTCGGAACTGGCGAACAAGTGGGGCGTGGGGGAGAGGGGGCCCGGCAAGGTCGTGTGGTGTGAGGTGGGTGATGCATAG
- a CDS encoding DUF58 domain-containing protein, with product MTAPEPAPDPRPNAVVVRALEGRTSPSQPPPPPPDGPRPSERTLRLLTVAAVALSAALLTGRAWLLALAAAPLVLLALALPRAHARRVETSTTVEPRRCFEGDTVTVRISVAHDGDAVRLDPGLTLGPGLRLDEVVVGPSPVTLRHTALSWGRWSLGPVDLDVYDTGGTVRRTVRVEAAEVSVFPRATQARFTPIPARLPQRLGEHASPQSGEGVEVIGVGPWVPGERQRRIHWPSTTRRGSVQLHRFAAERAADTVMLLDAFGDVLDPVTGLSSLDETVRAAAGLTRAYLRTHDRVGVVSTGGTTRWLAPGTGDAAFYRIVESVLDVRKDRSFGGPGLERVPPPALPEGALVYVFTPLSDARILQVLRDLQARGRRPVVVEIPSGDPQVEPGDTAGELGLRLWRAERDAMRFALRDSGVPVLRHVVGESLDLALAPLLSGRIGGRGRPG from the coding sequence GTGACCGCACCCGAGCCCGCACCCGACCCCCGGCCGAACGCGGTGGTGGTCCGCGCCCTGGAAGGCCGCACCTCCCCGTCGCAGCCGCCGCCCCCACCCCCGGACGGCCCACGCCCCAGTGAGCGCACGCTGCGCCTGCTGACCGTCGCCGCCGTGGCACTGTCCGCCGCGCTGCTCACCGGCCGGGCATGGCTGCTCGCGCTCGCGGCGGCGCCCCTGGTACTGCTCGCCCTCGCCCTGCCCCGCGCCCACGCCCGCCGCGTCGAAACGTCGACGACCGTCGAACCGAGGCGCTGCTTCGAGGGCGACACGGTCACCGTACGCATCTCGGTGGCCCACGACGGTGACGCCGTCCGCCTCGACCCCGGTCTCACGCTCGGCCCCGGCCTGCGCCTGGACGAGGTCGTCGTCGGCCCGTCCCCGGTGACGCTGCGCCACACGGCACTGAGCTGGGGACGCTGGTCGCTGGGCCCGGTCGACCTCGACGTCTACGACACCGGGGGCACCGTGCGACGCACCGTCCGCGTGGAGGCCGCCGAGGTGTCGGTGTTCCCGCGGGCCACCCAGGCGAGGTTCACGCCGATCCCGGCCCGGCTGCCGCAGCGGCTCGGCGAGCACGCCTCACCGCAGTCCGGGGAGGGCGTCGAGGTCATCGGCGTGGGCCCGTGGGTGCCCGGGGAGCGGCAGCGCCGCATCCACTGGCCGTCGACGACCCGGCGCGGGTCCGTCCAACTGCACCGGTTCGCGGCCGAACGGGCCGCCGACACGGTGATGCTGCTCGACGCGTTCGGGGACGTCCTCGACCCGGTGACCGGGCTGTCGTCCCTGGACGAGACGGTACGGGCCGCCGCCGGGCTCACCCGCGCCTACCTGCGCACCCACGACCGGGTGGGCGTCGTCTCCACCGGCGGCACCACACGCTGGCTGGCACCGGGCACCGGGGACGCGGCGTTCTACCGCATCGTCGAAAGCGTCCTCGACGTCCGCAAGGACCGCAGCTTCGGCGGCCCCGGGCTGGAACGGGTCCCACCGCCCGCACTGCCCGAGGGCGCCCTCGTGTACGTGTTCACCCCGCTGAGCGACGCACGCATCCTTCAAGTGCTGCGGGACCTCCAGGCACGGGGGCGCCGCCCCGTCGTGGTGGAGATCCCGAGCGGCGATCCCCAGGTCGAACCCGGGGACACAGCAGGAGAGTTGGGACTGCGCCTGTGGCGGGCGGAACGCGACGCGATGCGCTTCGCGCTGCGGGACAGCGGGGTGCCGGTACTCCGGCACGTCGTGGGCGAGTCACTTGACCTGGCCCTGGCCCCGCTGCTGTCGGGGCGGATCGGCGGAAGGGGGCGTCCGGGATGA
- a CDS encoding AAA family ATPase, which produces MTTPSTPRPRTAEQVGEQAGAVLREIGRAVVGKPDALELVMLGVLARGHVLVEDLPGLGKTLLARSFATTLGLDFRRIQFTPDLLPSDVTGTPLYDQRTGEMVFHPGPIFTHLLLADEINRTPPKTQAALLEAMAESQVTVDGETRPLADPFLVVATANPVEYEGTYSLPEAQLDRFQLRVRMGYLTASEELAMLRARVDRAAPETVLERLAGPEDVVAWRAVVERVEIDDDLLEYAVALVGATREHPQISIGASPRGGLALVQLARARAVLDGRDYVVPEDIKSLAVPALAHRVSLRPELWVRETSTDDVLREIVAGVGTPTTRRTAAVPS; this is translated from the coding sequence GTGACGACTCCTTCCACGCCCCGGCCGCGTACCGCCGAGCAGGTCGGTGAGCAGGCCGGTGCCGTACTGCGCGAGATCGGCCGCGCCGTCGTCGGCAAGCCGGACGCGCTCGAACTCGTGATGCTGGGCGTGCTGGCCCGCGGCCACGTCCTCGTCGAGGACCTGCCCGGACTCGGCAAGACACTCCTCGCCCGGTCGTTCGCCACCACGCTCGGACTGGACTTCCGCCGCATCCAGTTCACGCCCGACCTGCTGCCGTCGGACGTCACCGGAACACCCCTGTACGACCAGCGCACCGGCGAGATGGTGTTCCACCCCGGGCCGATCTTCACGCACCTCCTGCTCGCCGACGAGATCAACCGGACCCCGCCCAAGACGCAGGCCGCGCTGCTGGAGGCGATGGCCGAGTCACAGGTGACCGTGGACGGCGAGACCCGGCCGCTCGCCGACCCGTTCCTGGTCGTGGCGACCGCCAACCCGGTGGAGTACGAGGGCACGTACTCCCTGCCCGAGGCCCAGCTCGACCGGTTCCAACTGCGCGTGAGGATGGGATACCTGACGGCCTCGGAGGAACTGGCGATGTTGCGGGCCCGGGTCGACCGGGCCGCACCCGAGACCGTCCTCGAAAGGCTCGCGGGGCCGGAGGACGTCGTGGCGTGGCGGGCCGTCGTGGAACGCGTGGAGATCGACGACGACCTGCTGGAGTACGCCGTCGCGCTCGTCGGCGCGACCCGCGAGCACCCCCAGATCAGCATCGGCGCCTCCCCGCGCGGCGGACTCGCCCTCGTCCAGCTCGCCCGCGCCCGCGCCGTACTGGACGGCCGCGACTACGTCGTCCCGGAGGACATCAAGAGCCTCGCGGTGCCCGCCCTGGCCCACCGGGTGTCGCTCCGGCCGGAGTTGTGGGTGCGGGAGACATCCACGGACGACGTACTGCGCGAGATAGTCGCCGGCGTCGGTACGCCGACCACACGCCGCACGGCCGCAGTGCCCTCGTGA
- a CDS encoding DUF4129 domain-containing protein, with amino-acid sequence MEDGERTRHRAAPGAVIAVSVVGALAVAALALRPAEGLLHSGMGPIGHWGFVVIGTSVAWMLGAVSAVNHFRPRFGADRFSLPPREERLREIAAPLLLAGVGVIGVLAMVLHRFSTGGNTSGPPLPAATAPAPTPTRTLVPPPVHHGNSDGPSSLPLYLVLAALAAIVVALIVVAVVRRLRRFGLRVPQRPGPAGPAAQDEDARLLLSAVHSGRRALEDTGDDARAAVIACYAAMEDALVASGVPRHASDSPADLLTRTADAGLAPGRAAPRLTALFREARYSSHPMDTAHRDAAADALEEIAALLADHNQDQEAGR; translated from the coding sequence ATGGAAGACGGGGAGCGGACGCGACACCGGGCGGCGCCGGGGGCGGTGATCGCCGTCTCGGTGGTCGGGGCGCTGGCCGTCGCCGCGCTCGCGCTGCGGCCCGCGGAGGGCCTGCTGCATTCCGGCATGGGGCCGATCGGCCACTGGGGCTTCGTGGTGATCGGGACGTCCGTCGCCTGGATGCTCGGGGCCGTCTCGGCCGTCAACCACTTCCGTCCCCGTTTCGGTGCCGACCGCTTCTCGCTGCCACCGCGCGAGGAGCGGCTGCGGGAGATCGCCGCGCCACTGCTGCTCGCCGGGGTGGGCGTCATCGGCGTCCTGGCCATGGTGCTGCACCGGTTCTCCACGGGCGGCAACACGTCCGGCCCGCCCCTGCCCGCCGCGACCGCGCCCGCCCCCACACCGACCCGCACCCTTGTCCCGCCGCCGGTGCACCACGGGAACTCGGACGGCCCTTCCTCGCTGCCGCTGTACCTCGTGCTCGCCGCGCTGGCCGCGATCGTCGTCGCGCTGATCGTGGTGGCCGTCGTACGGCGACTGCGACGGTTCGGACTGCGGGTGCCGCAACGCCCCGGCCCGGCGGGTCCCGCGGCACAGGACGAGGACGCGCGGCTGCTGCTGTCCGCCGTGCACTCGGGCCGCCGCGCCCTGGAAGACACCGGTGACGACGCCCGCGCGGCCGTCATCGCCTGCTACGCCGCCATGGAGGACGCCCTCGTCGCGTCCGGCGTGCCCCGCCACGCCTCCGACAGCCCCGCCGACCTGCTCACCCGCACCGCCGACGCCGGTCTCGCCCCGGGTCGGGCCGCGCCCCGGCTCACGGCGCTGTTCCGCGAGGCCCGTTACTCCTCGCACCCGATGGACACCGCCCACCGGGACGCCGCCGCCGACGCCCTGGAGGAGATCGCGGCACTGCTCGCAGACCACAACCAGGACCAGGAGGCCGGGCGGTGA
- the mmuM gene encoding homocysteine S-methyltransferase, whose product MTSAFAAALAGSPASGPLVLDGGMSNQLEAAGHDLGDALWSARLLAEDPEAITRAHLAYFEAGADVAITSSYQATFEGFARRGIGPGRAAELLALSVESAREAARRAGPDRPRWVAASAGPYGAMLADGSEYRGRYGLGVRELERFHRPRLEILAAAGPDVLALETVPDTDEAAALLRAVRGLGVPAWLSYTVAGDRTRAGQPLEEAFALAADAEEVIAVGVNCCAPQDVSGAVETAARVTGKPVVAYPNSGESWDADARAWRGRSSLTTERVRDWREQGARLIGGCCRVGPDTITSIARALALG is encoded by the coding sequence ATGACCAGCGCCTTCGCCGCCGCCCTCGCGGGCTCCCCCGCCTCCGGCCCGCTCGTCCTCGACGGCGGGATGTCGAACCAGTTGGAGGCGGCCGGGCACGACCTGGGCGACGCGCTGTGGTCGGCCCGGCTGCTGGCCGAGGACCCCGAGGCGATCACGAGGGCCCATCTCGCCTACTTCGAGGCGGGCGCCGACGTGGCGATCACCTCCAGCTACCAGGCCACCTTCGAGGGCTTCGCCCGGCGCGGCATCGGACCCGGACGAGCCGCGGAACTGCTCGCGCTCAGCGTCGAGTCGGCGCGTGAGGCCGCCCGCCGGGCAGGCCCGGACCGCCCCCGCTGGGTGGCGGCGTCGGCGGGCCCGTACGGGGCGATGCTCGCGGACGGCTCCGAGTACCGGGGACGGTACGGCCTCGGCGTGCGCGAACTGGAGCGCTTCCACCGCCCCCGCCTGGAAATCCTGGCCGCCGCGGGCCCCGACGTCCTCGCCCTGGAGACGGTGCCGGACACCGACGAGGCGGCGGCCCTGCTGAGGGCGGTGCGCGGACTGGGCGTGCCCGCCTGGCTGTCGTACACCGTCGCGGGCGACCGCACGCGGGCCGGCCAGCCGCTGGAGGAGGCGTTCGCGTTGGCCGCCGACGCGGAGGAGGTGATCGCGGTGGGCGTCAACTGCTGTGCCCCCCAGGACGTGTCCGGCGCGGTCGAGACCGCCGCCCGCGTCACCGGCAAGCCGGTCGTCGCCTACCCCAACAGCGGGGAGAGCTGGGACGCCGACGCCCGTGCCTGGCGCGGACGTTCGTCCTTGACCACCGAGCGGGTACGGGACTGGCGGGAGCAGGGGGCCCGGCTGATCGGCGGCTGCTGCCGGGTGGGGCCGGACACGATCACGTCGATCGCGCGGGCACTGGCCCTGGGATGA
- a CDS encoding CPBP family intramembrane glutamic endopeptidase, whose amino-acid sequence MRFVWQFLAVLVAYAIGGMAIQAVQDNDWLTLVVGLTAAALVVFVYAWVVRRTERRQALDVAREDAVAKTGWGVLIGVGLFSAVIVNLFTSGHYEVEGLGSVPGAIGLVGFMAGAAATEEVLFRGVLFRIIEEHLGTYLALGLTGIVFGLMHLLNEDATLWGALAIAVEAGFMLAAAYAATRSLWLAIGVHFGWNFAAAGVFSTVVSGNGDNKGLLDATMSGPELLTGGDFGPEGSVYSVGFGVLLTLVFLWLAHRRGHIVPFGSRRRAAAANSTATLPR is encoded by the coding sequence GTGAGGTTCGTGTGGCAGTTCCTGGCCGTGCTGGTGGCCTACGCCATCGGCGGCATGGCCATCCAGGCGGTGCAGGACAACGACTGGCTCACCCTGGTCGTCGGTCTCACGGCGGCCGCGCTGGTGGTGTTCGTGTACGCGTGGGTGGTGCGGCGCACCGAACGCCGCCAGGCCCTGGACGTGGCCCGCGAGGACGCCGTCGCCAAGACCGGGTGGGGGGTGCTGATCGGGGTCGGGCTGTTCTCGGCCGTCATCGTGAACCTCTTCACCTCCGGGCACTACGAGGTCGAGGGACTGGGCTCGGTGCCGGGCGCGATCGGGCTGGTCGGCTTCATGGCCGGGGCCGCCGCGACGGAGGAGGTCCTGTTCCGCGGGGTCCTGTTCCGGATCATCGAGGAGCACCTCGGCACGTACCTCGCCCTGGGCCTGACCGGCATCGTGTTCGGCCTCATGCACCTGCTCAACGAGGACGCCACCCTGTGGGGCGCCCTCGCCATCGCCGTCGAGGCCGGATTCATGCTCGCCGCCGCGTACGCCGCCACCCGCAGCCTGTGGCTGGCGATCGGCGTGCACTTCGGCTGGAACTTCGCCGCGGCCGGCGTCTTCAGCACCGTGGTCTCCGGCAACGGCGACAACAAGGGCCTGCTGGACGCCACGATGTCGGGTCCGGAGCTGCTCACCGGCGGCGACTTCGGGCCGGAGGGCAGCGTGTACTCGGTGGGCTTCGGGGTCCTGCTGACCCTCGTGTTCCTGTGGCTGGCGCACCGGCGCGGGCACATCGTGCCGTTCGGCTCGCGGCGGCGTGCCGCGGCCGCCAACTCCACCGCTACACTTCCCCGGTGA
- a CDS encoding sensor histidine kinase: MIDRRRLLDLWRRLDVTVRDLPFGLLLLVASLLPALRGNGTEVGGLPTRPADALAGVAAVLQTVPLAVRRRWPLVCVALVSFGFAVDQIRGYHLFAGTALPIALISAGSYLEKYRRATLAAATVAFVGVSVELYRRGPGESVIEFVSFYLVLALAWGIGAWMRSARAAEAERRSRAAEDARTAERSRIARELHDVVTHHVTAMVVQSEAARYLTAAPERLDDTLAAVSDTGRRAITDLRHLLELLNPDHGTAEPRTPPVGRVLTLVEQTRRAGQPVEFTEDGTPAASTGSADLVAYRVVQEALTNALKYDHGGKTSVLVRHGEREITVEVGTDGSGTGAASPGGSGRGLAGLRERVDVLGGEFSADRADGGGFVVRARIPGGSTA, from the coding sequence GTGATCGATCGCCGACGGCTCCTGGACCTGTGGCGCCGACTCGACGTCACGGTCCGGGACCTCCCGTTCGGGCTGCTGCTCCTGGTCGCGTCGCTGCTGCCGGCGCTCCGCGGCAACGGCACGGAGGTCGGGGGCCTGCCGACCCGCCCCGCCGACGCCCTCGCCGGGGTCGCGGCCGTCCTCCAGACCGTCCCGCTGGCGGTGCGCCGGCGGTGGCCGCTCGTCTGCGTCGCCCTCGTCTCGTTCGGCTTCGCCGTCGACCAGATCCGCGGCTACCACCTGTTCGCGGGCACCGCACTGCCCATCGCGCTGATCAGCGCGGGGTCGTACCTGGAGAAGTACCGCCGCGCCACCCTGGCCGCCGCCACCGTGGCGTTCGTGGGGGTGTCGGTCGAGCTGTACCGGCGCGGGCCCGGCGAATCGGTGATCGAGTTCGTCTCGTTCTACCTGGTGCTGGCCCTCGCCTGGGGCATCGGCGCGTGGATGCGCTCCGCGCGCGCCGCGGAGGCCGAACGCCGCAGCCGGGCCGCCGAGGACGCCCGCACCGCCGAACGCTCCCGCATCGCCCGCGAGTTGCACGACGTCGTGACCCATCACGTGACGGCGATGGTCGTGCAGTCCGAGGCCGCCAGGTACCTGACCGCCGCACCCGAGCGGCTCGACGACACACTGGCCGCCGTCAGCGACACCGGCCGCCGGGCCATCACCGACCTGCGGCACCTGCTCGAACTGCTCAACCCGGACCACGGCACCGCCGAGCCCAGGACGCCACCGGTCGGCCGGGTGCTCACCCTGGTCGAGCAGACACGCCGGGCCGGGCAGCCGGTGGAGTTCACCGAGGACGGCACACCGGCGGCCTCGACCGGGAGCGCCGACCTCGTGGCCTACCGCGTCGTGCAGGAGGCCCTGACCAACGCCCTCAAGTACGACCACGGCGGCAAGACCTCGGTCCTGGTGCGCCACGGCGAAAGGGAGATCACGGTGGAAGTGGGCACGGACGGCTCGGGCACGGGGGCCGCGTCACCCGGCGGGAGCGGGCGGGGCCTGGCCGGCCTGCGCGAACGGGTCGACGTGCTGGGCGGGGAGTTCAGCGCGGACCGCGCGGACGGCGGCGGCTTCGTCGTCCGCGCCCGGATACCCGGGGGGAGCACGGCATGA